From the genome of Populus alba chromosome 10, ASM523922v2, whole genome shotgun sequence, one region includes:
- the LOC118046433 gene encoding receptor-like protein EIX2 isoform X2, translated as MLYSLIYEIGRFHLQTKLPCKVSHHLGNLSNLQYLDLSWNYGLKVDKLQWASTLPSLKHLDLSGLKLSEAIDWLESVNMLPSLVELHLSSCSLPQIPLFLQTNFTSLTVLDLSTNYFNSSIPQWLFNFSRIQHLNLRENGFRGSMSSDIGNLNLLAVLDLSHNELEGEMPRTLRNLCNLRELDLSHNKFSGEISQPFGSPTSCLQNSLQSLVLETNNLRGSLPDSLGSYKHLVNLNLYSNAFSGPIPASIGRLSSLKRLDLSHNYLNGSVPESVGQLFNLELLNIHNNSLSGIVSERHFSKLASLTTLYLYRNSLVLDLRPTWVPPFQIRELALFSCKVGPQFPQWLQTQKNLSILAMSNTSISDRIPDWFESISSSIVLLDLSRNQIGKNLPKLRNSFDASSRFIYLYSNKFEGPLTPFPSEVIELDVSNNFLQGQIPQDIGSMMPGLTLFHLSNNSLNGNIPVSLCKMGGLRFLDLSENQFSGGIPNCWSKLQHLRVMDLSSNILDDHIPSSLGSLQQLRSLHLQNNSLQGKVPASLEKLKHLHILDLSENVLNGTIPPWIGEGLSSLSVLDVHSNRFQGEIPQELCHLTSLRILSLARNEMTGTIPSCFHNFTAMIAKEVSMKEQWPYGPRIFDDIYGFQSVVYEETVLVYIKGMQRKYTTTLPFLFSIDLSRNRFVGEIPNQLMNLLGLPNLNLSGNNFKGQIPSKIGDLRQLQSLDLSKNQLSGLIPTSLSQLNFLSVLNLSFNKLSGRIPSGNQLQTLDDKSIYAGNSGLCGFPLDDCQEGALPPDEGRPEDEGRPEDEFEMLWFYGGMGVGFMTGFVGVSSTLYFKDSWRDALFRLVDKIYNKFRVMIVHILKEKLNKAMLKLRGSIVVL; from the exons ATGTTGTACAGCTTGATCTACGAAATCGGCAGGTTTCATTTGCAAACAAAACTACCTTGCAAG GTTTCCCACCATCTTGGAAATCTTTCAAACTTGCAGTACCTTGATCTTAGCTGGAACTATGGCTTGAAAGTTGATAAACTCCAGTGGGCATCCACTCTTCCTTCTTTGAAACACTTGGACCTTTCAGGTTTGAAACTTTCAGAGGCCATCGACTGGTTAGAGTCGGTAAACATGCTTCCTTCTCTAGTAGAACTGCACCTATCCTCTTGTTCCCTTCCTCAAATTCCTCTCTTTTTGCAAACCAATTTTACATCTCTTACCGTTCTTGATCTCAGCACCAACTACTTCAATTCCTCCATCCCCCAATGGCTATTTAATTTTAGCAGAATTCAACATCTTAATCTAAGGGAGAATGGTTTCAGAGGCTCCATGTCCAGTGACATAGGTAATTTAAATCTACTTGCAGTCCTTGACCTTTCTCACAATGAACTAGAGGGTGAAATGCCAAGAACCTTGAGGAATCTATGCAATTTGCGTGAGCTTGACTTGTCTCACAACAAATTCAGTGGTGAGATTTCTCAACCTTTTGGCAGTCCAACTAGCTGCTTGCAGAACAGTTTACAGAGTTTGGTTCTTGAAACTAATAATCTCAGAGGTAGCCTTCCAGATAGTTTAGGAAGCTATAAGCATCTTGTCAACCTCAATCTTTATTCTAACGCCTTTTCAGGTCCAATCCCAGCATCAATTGGAAGACTATCAAGTTTGAAAAGATTAGACCTCTCCCATAATTACCTGAATGGTAGTGTTCCGGAAAGCGTTGGGCAGCTTTTCAATCTTGAGCTTTTGAATATCCATAACAATTCATTGAGTGGCATAGTTTCTGAACGTCACTTTTCAAAGCTCGCCTCCTTGACTACCTTGTATTTGTACCGTAACTCACTAGTTCTTGATCTTCGTCCCACTTGGGTACCTCCTTTCCAAATTCGAGAGCTTGCATTGTTTTCTTGCAAAGTTGGACCCCAATTTCCACAATGGCTCCAAACACAGAAAAATCTGTCAATATTAGCGATGTCCAACACTAGCATTTCGGATAGAATTCCGGATTGGTTTGAAAGCATTTCCTCCAGTATTGTATTATTGGACTTGTCTCGtaatcaaattggaaaaaactTGCCGAAGCTGAGAAATTCTTTCGATGCTTCTTCCAGATTCATATACTTGTATTCCAACAAGTTCGAGGGTCCTCTGACTCCTTTTCCTTCAGAAGTGATTGAATTAGACGTCTCCAACAACTTTCTCCAAGGCCAAATCCCCCAAGATATTGGCAGCATGATGCCAGGATTGACCTTGTTCCATCTATCCAACAATTCCTTAAATGGGAACATCCCAGTTTCTTTATGCAAGATGGGGGGATTACGATTTCTTGATCTCTCAGAAAATCAGTTTTCAGGAGGAATTCCTAATTGCTGGAGCAAGTTGCAGCATCTACGCGTGATGGATCTGTCTAGTAACATTCTGGATGATCATATTCCAAGTTCTCTGGGTTCTCTACAGCAACTTCGATCTTTACACCTGCAAAACAATAGTTTGCAGGGAAAAGTACCTGCGTCGTTAGAGAAGCTAAAACACTTGCACATTCTTGATCTCAGTGAAAATGTGCTAAATGGTACTATTCCTCCATGGATAGGTGAAGGGCTATCTTCACTGTCAGTGCTTGATGTTCATTCCAATAGGTTTCAAGGTGAGATTCCTCAGGAACTTTGCCACCTCACTTCTCTTCGCATTTTGAGCTTGGCACGCAATGAGATGACCGGAACTATTCCCTCCTGTTTTCACAATTTTACTGCAATGATTGCAAAGGAGGTCTCAATGAAAGAACAGTGGCCATACGGTCCTAGGatatttgatgatatttatGGGTTTCAGTCTGTGGTATATGAGGAGACCGTTTTGGTTTATATAAAGGGAATGCAGCGGAAATACACTACGACACTTCcgtttctcttttccattgatcTTTCAAGAAACAGGTTTGTTGGAGAGATTCCAAATCAGCTTATGAATCTGTTGGGGCTACCAAACCTGAATTTATCCGGAAACAATTTTAAGGGGCAAATTCCTTCGAAGATTGGAGATTTGAGACAGTTGCAATCGCTTGATTTGTCTAAAAATCAACTTTCTGGCTTAATTCCTACGAGCCTTTCTCAATTGAATTTCCTAAGTGTCTTGAACTTGTCATTTAACAAGCTATCCGGACGCATTCCATCAGGAAATCAGCTCCAAACTTTAGATGACAAATCCATCTACGCTGGGAACAGTGGACTTTGCGGGTTTCCACTTGACGACTGCCAAGAAGGGGCACTGCCTCCTGATGAGGGAAGACCAGAAGATGAGGGAAGACCAGAAGATGAGTTCGAAATGCTGTGGTTTTATGGCGGTATGGGAGTGGGTTTTATGACTGGATTCGTAGGAGTTTCTAGCACGCTATATTTCAAGGATTCCTGGAGGGATGCGTTGTTTCGATTAGTTGACAAAATTTACAACAAGTTCCGAGTGATGATTGTG CATATATTGAAAGAAAAGTTGAATAAAGCTATGCTCAAACTCAGGGGAAGCATAGTTGTGCTGTGA
- the LOC118046433 gene encoding receptor-like protein EIX2 isoform X1: protein METLATVFKLVLLLIVNLVFNGIGADSNMSCIKSERDALLKFKQGLTDDSGQLLSWIGEDCCTWKGVSCSNRAGHVVQLDLRNRQVSFANKTTLQGEINHSLLNLTRLDYLDLSLNNFQGAEIPAFLGSLKNLKYLNLSHASFNGQVSHHLGNLSNLQYLDLSWNYGLKVDKLQWASTLPSLKHLDLSGLKLSEAIDWLESVNMLPSLVELHLSSCSLPQIPLFLQTNFTSLTVLDLSTNYFNSSIPQWLFNFSRIQHLNLRENGFRGSMSSDIGNLNLLAVLDLSHNELEGEMPRTLRNLCNLRELDLSHNKFSGEISQPFGSPTSCLQNSLQSLVLETNNLRGSLPDSLGSYKHLVNLNLYSNAFSGPIPASIGRLSSLKRLDLSHNYLNGSVPESVGQLFNLELLNIHNNSLSGIVSERHFSKLASLTTLYLYRNSLVLDLRPTWVPPFQIRELALFSCKVGPQFPQWLQTQKNLSILAMSNTSISDRIPDWFESISSSIVLLDLSRNQIGKNLPKLRNSFDASSRFIYLYSNKFEGPLTPFPSEVIELDVSNNFLQGQIPQDIGSMMPGLTLFHLSNNSLNGNIPVSLCKMGGLRFLDLSENQFSGGIPNCWSKLQHLRVMDLSSNILDDHIPSSLGSLQQLRSLHLQNNSLQGKVPASLEKLKHLHILDLSENVLNGTIPPWIGEGLSSLSVLDVHSNRFQGEIPQELCHLTSLRILSLARNEMTGTIPSCFHNFTAMIAKEVSMKEQWPYGPRIFDDIYGFQSVVYEETVLVYIKGMQRKYTTTLPFLFSIDLSRNRFVGEIPNQLMNLLGLPNLNLSGNNFKGQIPSKIGDLRQLQSLDLSKNQLSGLIPTSLSQLNFLSVLNLSFNKLSGRIPSGNQLQTLDDKSIYAGNSGLCGFPLDDCQEGALPPDEGRPEDEGRPEDEFEMLWFYGGMGVGFMTGFVGVSSTLYFKDSWRDALFRLVDKIYNKFRVMIVVSKNHLSRKIYGGRFGGHA, encoded by the coding sequence ATGGAAACGCTTGCTACTGTTTTTAAGCTTGTGCTTCTTTTGATTGTGAATCTTGTATTCAATGGAATTGGAGCTGATTCGAACATGAGCTGTATCAAGAGCGAGAGAGATGCCCTTCTCAAGTTCAAGCAAGGCCTCACAGATGATTCGGGCCAATTGCTTTCTTGGATTGGAGAAGACTGTTGCACATGGAAGGGAGTAAGCTGTAGCAACAGAGCTGGCCATGTTGTACAGCTTGATCTACGAAATCGGCAGGTTTCATTTGCAAACAAAACTACCTTGCAAGGTGAGATCAACCATTCTCTACTTAACTTGACACGTCTCGATTATCTAGACCTGAGCCTCAACAATTTCCAAGGTGCTGAAATCCCAGCTTTTCTAGGTTCtctgaaaaatcttaaataccTAAACCTTTCTCATGCATCTTTCAACGGACAGGTTTCCCACCATCTTGGAAATCTTTCAAACTTGCAGTACCTTGATCTTAGCTGGAACTATGGCTTGAAAGTTGATAAACTCCAGTGGGCATCCACTCTTCCTTCTTTGAAACACTTGGACCTTTCAGGTTTGAAACTTTCAGAGGCCATCGACTGGTTAGAGTCGGTAAACATGCTTCCTTCTCTAGTAGAACTGCACCTATCCTCTTGTTCCCTTCCTCAAATTCCTCTCTTTTTGCAAACCAATTTTACATCTCTTACCGTTCTTGATCTCAGCACCAACTACTTCAATTCCTCCATCCCCCAATGGCTATTTAATTTTAGCAGAATTCAACATCTTAATCTAAGGGAGAATGGTTTCAGAGGCTCCATGTCCAGTGACATAGGTAATTTAAATCTACTTGCAGTCCTTGACCTTTCTCACAATGAACTAGAGGGTGAAATGCCAAGAACCTTGAGGAATCTATGCAATTTGCGTGAGCTTGACTTGTCTCACAACAAATTCAGTGGTGAGATTTCTCAACCTTTTGGCAGTCCAACTAGCTGCTTGCAGAACAGTTTACAGAGTTTGGTTCTTGAAACTAATAATCTCAGAGGTAGCCTTCCAGATAGTTTAGGAAGCTATAAGCATCTTGTCAACCTCAATCTTTATTCTAACGCCTTTTCAGGTCCAATCCCAGCATCAATTGGAAGACTATCAAGTTTGAAAAGATTAGACCTCTCCCATAATTACCTGAATGGTAGTGTTCCGGAAAGCGTTGGGCAGCTTTTCAATCTTGAGCTTTTGAATATCCATAACAATTCATTGAGTGGCATAGTTTCTGAACGTCACTTTTCAAAGCTCGCCTCCTTGACTACCTTGTATTTGTACCGTAACTCACTAGTTCTTGATCTTCGTCCCACTTGGGTACCTCCTTTCCAAATTCGAGAGCTTGCATTGTTTTCTTGCAAAGTTGGACCCCAATTTCCACAATGGCTCCAAACACAGAAAAATCTGTCAATATTAGCGATGTCCAACACTAGCATTTCGGATAGAATTCCGGATTGGTTTGAAAGCATTTCCTCCAGTATTGTATTATTGGACTTGTCTCGtaatcaaattggaaaaaactTGCCGAAGCTGAGAAATTCTTTCGATGCTTCTTCCAGATTCATATACTTGTATTCCAACAAGTTCGAGGGTCCTCTGACTCCTTTTCCTTCAGAAGTGATTGAATTAGACGTCTCCAACAACTTTCTCCAAGGCCAAATCCCCCAAGATATTGGCAGCATGATGCCAGGATTGACCTTGTTCCATCTATCCAACAATTCCTTAAATGGGAACATCCCAGTTTCTTTATGCAAGATGGGGGGATTACGATTTCTTGATCTCTCAGAAAATCAGTTTTCAGGAGGAATTCCTAATTGCTGGAGCAAGTTGCAGCATCTACGCGTGATGGATCTGTCTAGTAACATTCTGGATGATCATATTCCAAGTTCTCTGGGTTCTCTACAGCAACTTCGATCTTTACACCTGCAAAACAATAGTTTGCAGGGAAAAGTACCTGCGTCGTTAGAGAAGCTAAAACACTTGCACATTCTTGATCTCAGTGAAAATGTGCTAAATGGTACTATTCCTCCATGGATAGGTGAAGGGCTATCTTCACTGTCAGTGCTTGATGTTCATTCCAATAGGTTTCAAGGTGAGATTCCTCAGGAACTTTGCCACCTCACTTCTCTTCGCATTTTGAGCTTGGCACGCAATGAGATGACCGGAACTATTCCCTCCTGTTTTCACAATTTTACTGCAATGATTGCAAAGGAGGTCTCAATGAAAGAACAGTGGCCATACGGTCCTAGGatatttgatgatatttatGGGTTTCAGTCTGTGGTATATGAGGAGACCGTTTTGGTTTATATAAAGGGAATGCAGCGGAAATACACTACGACACTTCcgtttctcttttccattgatcTTTCAAGAAACAGGTTTGTTGGAGAGATTCCAAATCAGCTTATGAATCTGTTGGGGCTACCAAACCTGAATTTATCCGGAAACAATTTTAAGGGGCAAATTCCTTCGAAGATTGGAGATTTGAGACAGTTGCAATCGCTTGATTTGTCTAAAAATCAACTTTCTGGCTTAATTCCTACGAGCCTTTCTCAATTGAATTTCCTAAGTGTCTTGAACTTGTCATTTAACAAGCTATCCGGACGCATTCCATCAGGAAATCAGCTCCAAACTTTAGATGACAAATCCATCTACGCTGGGAACAGTGGACTTTGCGGGTTTCCACTTGACGACTGCCAAGAAGGGGCACTGCCTCCTGATGAGGGAAGACCAGAAGATGAGGGAAGACCAGAAGATGAGTTCGAAATGCTGTGGTTTTATGGCGGTATGGGAGTGGGTTTTATGACTGGATTCGTAGGAGTTTCTAGCACGCTATATTTCAAGGATTCCTGGAGGGATGCGTTGTTTCGATTAGTTGACAAAATTTACAACAAGTTCCGAGTGATGATTGTGGTAAGCAAAAACCATCTATCAAGAAAGATTTATGGAGGCAGATTTGGAGGACATGCTTGA